TCCTGCTGCTGGGGCTGGCCCTGGTGATCAGCGCGGGTGCCTCCCTTGTCTTCGGCACGGCGGCGGGCTGGGTGGTGGGCTTCCTGCATCTTAGCGACGCCGTGGCCGGACCCCTCACCACGTCGGTCAAGATCGTGGTGCCGCTGGTCCTGAACTGGGTCACAGCGCTGATCATGTTCCGGCTCGCGGCCGGACTCAAGTTGTCCCGGCAGGCGCTGCTCGAAGGCACCATCCTCGCCGCCGTAGGCACCACCGTTCTGCAGATCTTCAGCACCGAGCTGCTGGCAGGTGCCAGCCGGAACCCAATCCTCGCCTCTTTCGCCATCATCATCGGCCTGCTGATCTGGTTCAACCTGGTCAGCCAGGTCTACCTTGTCTCAGCCGCGTGGTCGGCGATCCGTGAGGCTGACCTGGAGTCCGGCGGAGCTCAGCGGAAAACCATCCTCGGCGCGCGGCGGGCGACGCCCCAGACCTGACCTGCATCGCCCAGCGGCCGTCTAAGAGCCGTTCCCTGCGTCCAGGTACTGGTCAGCCCAGGCGGCGATAATCCGCGCTGCCCGGGCGGCCTGGCCCTTGCCGGTCAGGAGGTGGTCGCTTCCCTCCAGGGAGACGAAGTTCCGCGGGTGGCGGGCGGTCTGGAAGATGGTGCTGGCATTCTCAATCCCTACGGTGTTGTCGGTAGGGGAGTGGAGCACCATCAGCGGCTTGTGCAGCTGCCTGATGCAGTCCGTCAGGTCCGCGTTCTCAAGGTCCTCCACGAAGTGCCGGCGGATTTCCACGCGCTTGCCGCCCAGGTCCACTTCGGCGCTGCCCTCACTCAGGATCCGGTCGAGTGCGGCATCGAACACATGGGCTACGTGCTTGGGGGAGAAGGGCGCTCCCACGGTGGCAACGGCGTCCAGTTCCGGAATCTCCCGGGCAGCGGCAAGGACCGCAGCGCCGCCGAACGAATGGCCCACCAGCAGCGAGATTTCCTTCCCCTCGCTGCGCATGAATTCCGCCGCCTTCACCGTGTCCGCCACCTTGTGGCTGAAGGATCCGGCAGACCATTCCCCGGCGGAGCCGCCCAGGCCAACGTTGTCGAAACGCAGCATGCCGATGCCGCTGTCCGCCAGCGCCTTGCACATCCGTGCCGCGGAGGGGCTGTCCTTGCCCAGCGTGAAGCCGTGGGAAAACACTCCCCAGCCCTTGACCGGGCCCTCGGGAACATCAATGATGCCGGACAGCATTTCGCCCGTGGAACCTGCAAAGGACACTTTTTCGGAGCGGGACAAAGGGGACCCTTTCTGCGGCCGGACAGTTTGCTCTATCACTTGTGGTCCCTAAACCCCCGGCTTAGGGACCAAAGCTGATAGAGCATCCGGGGTGCTTAAGTGCTGGAACGACGACGGCGCCCTCCACCACATGTGGTGGGTGACGCCGTCGGCCGTAATACTGTTGCTGGAACTGCCCTAGATCCTGCGGGCCAGGATGGCCTGCTTGACCTCGGCGATAGCCTGCGTGACCTGGATGCCGCGGGGGCATGCTTCGGAGCAGTTGAAGGTGGTGCGGCAGCGCCACACGCCTTCCTTGTCGTTGAGGATCTCCAGGCGCATGTCGCCGGCATCATCGCGGGAGTCGAAGATGAAGCGGTGCGCGTTCACGATGGCGGCCGGGCCGAAGTACTGCCCGTCGGTCCAGAACACGGGGCAGGAGGACGTGCAAGCAGCACACAGGATGCACTTGGTGGTGTCATCGAAGCGCTCACGGTCCTCAGCGGACTGCAGGCGCTCCCGGGTGGGCTCGTGGCCCTTGTTGATCAGGAAGGGCATGACTTCGCGGTACGACTGGAAGAAGGGCTCCATGTCCACGATCAGGTCCTTTTCCACCGGCAGGCCCTTGATGGGCTCCACCGTGATGGGCTTGGACGTGTCCAGGTCCTTCAACAGGGTCTTGCAGGCAAGGCGGTTGCGGCCGTTGATGCGCATGGCATCCGAGCCGCACACGCCGTGGGCGCAGGAACGGCGGAATGACAGGGTGCCGTCCGTCTCCCACTTCACCTTGTGCAGGGCGTCCAGGACACGGTCCGTTCCGTACATGGTCAGGTGGAAATCGTCCCAGGTGGCTTCCTCGGAAACCTCCGGGTTGTACCGGCGGACCCGCAGGTGGACGTCGAACGTGGGGATCTCGCCTCCGCCGCCGACGCCGGCGGGCAGTTCAACCTTTGAGGCTGGCTCAGCGATTTCGGTGCTCATCCTAGTACTTCCTCACCATCGGCTCGTAGCGGGTAAAGACGACCCGTTTGGTGGCGAGGCGGATACCGGCGATTGATTCCGCCGATCCGTCAGCCGGCGCGTGGTCATCCTTGTACGCCATGGAGTGCTTCATGAATTTCTCGTCGTCACGCTCGGGGAAGTCCTCGCGGAAGTGTCCGCCGCGGGATTCCTCGCGGTGCAGGGCAGCCACGGTCATGACCTTGGCCAGTTCCAGCAGGAAGCCGAGCTCAACGGCCTCGAGCAGGTCCAGGTTGAAGCGCTTGCCCTTGTCCTGGACGTTGATGCGCTTGTACCGCTCCTCGAAGGATTCGATGTCGCGCAGCACCTGGTTCAGGGTGTCTGCCGTACGGAACACCTGCATGTTCGCGTCCATCGTGTCCTGCAGTTCCTTGCGGATCTGGGCTACTTTCTCATCGCCGGTGCCGTTGCGGGCAATGTCCAGCAGCTCGGTGGTGTAGGCCAGCGGGTTCTCCGGCAGCTCCACGTACGGCGCGGTCTTTGCGTACTCCGCGGCGGCAATGCCTGCGCGCTTTCCGAAGACGTTGATGTCCAGCAGCGAGTTGGTGCCCAGGCGGTTGGAGCCGTGGACGGAGACGCAGGCAACTTCACCAGCGGCGTAGAGGCCGGGGATCACGGTGTCGTTGTCCTGCAGGACCTCGGTCTGGATGTTCGTGGGAATGCCGCCCATGGCGTAGTGCGCGGTGGGGAACACCGGCACCGGCTCGGTGTACGGTTCCACGCCAAGGTAGGTGCGGGCGAACTCGGTGATGTCCGGGAGCTTGGCGTCGATGTGCGCCGGTTCCAGGTGGGTCAGGTCCAGGAGGACGTAATCCTTGTTCGGGCCGCAGCCGCGGCCTTCGCGCACCTCATTGGCCATGGAACGGGCCACGATGTCACGCGGCGCCAGGTCCTTGATGGTGGGGGCGTAGCGCTCCATGAAGCGCTCACCCTCGGAGTTGCGGAGGATTGCACCTTCACCGCGGGCGGCCTCGGACAGCAGAATGCCCAGGCTTACCAGGCCTGTCGGGTGGAACTGGAAGAACTCCATGTCTTCCAGCGGGATGCCGCGGCGGAAGGCGATGCCCATGCCGTCACCGGTCAGGGTGTGGGCGTTGGACGTGGTCTTGAAGACCTTGCCGGCGCCACCGGAGGCGAACACCACGGACTTTGCCTGGAACACATGCAGTTCACCGGAGGCGAGGTCGTAGGAGACGACGCCGGTCACGCGCTTCTGCTTGTAGGCAGTGCCGTCTTCGCGGACAGCGTCCTCTTCAACCGTCAGCAGGTCCAGGACGTAGTACTCGTTGTAGAACTCAACGTTGTGCTTGACGCAGTTTTGGTACAGGGTCTGCAGGATCATGTGGCCGGTACGGTCCGCGGCGTAGCATGCACGGCGGACGGGAGCCTTGCCGTGGTCACGGGTGTGGCCGCCGAAGCGGCGCTGGTCGATGCGGCCCTCGGGCGTGCGGTTGAAGGGCAGGCCCATCTTTTCCAGGTCCAGCACGGCGTCGATGGCTTCCTTGGCCATGACCTCGGCGGCGTCCTGGTCAACCAGGTAGTCGCCGCCCTTGACGGTGTCGAAGGTGTGCCATTCCCAGTTGTCTTCCTCGACATTGGCAAGGGCTGCACACATGCCACCCTGCGCCGCACCCGTGTGCGAGCGGGTGGGGTAGAGCTTGGTCAGTACTGCTGTGCGCGCGCGCTGACCGGACTCGATCGCGGCGCGCATGCCAGCGCCACCGGCACCGACGATGACGACGTCGTACTTATGGACCTGCATACCAGACGCTCTTTCTCTCAAAATTCGCTATAAAACAACGGGGCGGCTTTGCCTGCTCCGCAAAACAGGGCCCGCGGACAAGCCCGCGGGCCCAGGGTCGTGCCAGTGCTAGGCAGGGCAGAAGCCACCCGGAAGGGCAACGCCGTTCACTACGGGGCACGGGTTGAAGGTGAAGATGACCAGGGTGCCCAGGAGGATGATGACCACAGCGGCCGCGTAGAGAACGGTCTTCAGCCAGCGGCGGGTGGACGTCTTCTCGGCGTAGTCGTTGATGATGGTCCGCACGCCGTTGGTGCCGTGCAGCATGGCCAGCCACAGCATGGCCAGGTCCCAGAACTGCCAGAACGGGTCGGCCCACTTGCTTACCACGAAGCCGAAGTCAATGGCGTGGATGCCTTCGCCGACCATGAGGTTCACGAACAGGTGGCCGAAGATGAGGACCACCAGCACCACGCCGGAAAGGCGCATGAACAGCCAGGCGATCATCTCGAAGTTGCCCTTGGAACCGCCGCTGCGGCGGTACTGGGGAGCGATCCGGCCGCTGCGGGGGCTCTCGATGGTTGCAGTCATGGCTTAGTGACCTCCGAGGGCGAGGGACAGGTGGCGGATGGAGAAGGCGACCATGGTCACGACCCAGAGGGCCAGGACTGCCCACAGCATCTGCCGCTGGTACTTGGCGCCCTTCTTCCAGAAGTCGACCGCGATGATCCGCAGGCCGTTGAAGGCGTGGAAAACGATGGCAGCCACTAGTCCGGTCTCACCCAGCGCCATCAGCGGATTCTTGTAGGCGCCGATCACGGCGGTGTAGGCCTCCGGTGACACACGCACCAAGGAGGTGTCCAGGACGTGGACCAACAAGAAGAAAAAGATCACTACACCGGTAATACGGTGTCCTACCCAGGACCACATGCCTTCACGGCCGCGGTACAAGGTGCCAGCTGGTTTTGTCGGCACTGATAAACCTCCCTGCAACACAGCGGCGCTGGCATGAGATCCATGCGGGGGGAACGCCTGCTGTGAGAGCACTCGTAGCTCAGGCCTAAATCTAGGCTTCGCTAACAGCTTATTCAATTTAGACGATTGTTGGTGCCCAGCGCTGGAGCGGATTTTGCGGGGAAATGAGACAAACACCACATCCGTGCTGGCCCGGAGGCCGGGGCAGAGGCCAAAACGCGGGCACGTGCGCCGCCACAGGAGCCGCGCGCGGCCCTTCAGCTAAAGTAGCCGTGATGAGTACAGACAAAGTGACAAGCCCGGCTTCACCCCTTGACCGCTTCATTGCGGTGATTCCGGCAGGCGGAGTGGGGACCCGCCTCTGGCCTCTGTCACGAGCAGCAGCTCCCAAGTTCCTTCACGACCTCACCGGATCGGGCAGCACGTTGCTGCGCGCCACCTACGACCGGCTGCATCCGCTCGCGGGCAACCGGATGCTGGTGGTGACCGGCCAGGCGCACCGTGAAGCCGTGTGCCGCCAGCTTCCCGAGGTGCGTGACTCCGACCTTGTCCTGGAGTCTGAGCCCAAGGACTCCGGTGCGGCAATCGGCCTTGCGGCGGCAATCCTGCACGAACGCGATCCCGACACCATCATGGGTTCCTTCGCCGCCGACCAGGTGATCAGCCCGGACAACCTCTTCCAGGAGGCAGTCCGGGAAGCCATCCATACCGCTGCTGCCGGTAAGATCGTGACCATCGGCATCAAGCCCACCCACCCGTCCACCGGTTTCGGTTACATCCGTTCCGGCAAGGCCCTCCACATTGAAGGCGCCCCCAGCGCCCACGACGTTGTGGAGTTCGTCGAAAAGCCGGACGAGACGGTGGCCCAGCAGTACGTGGACAGCGGCGACTACGTATGGAACGCCGGCATGTTCGTGGCGCCCGTGTCGCTGATGCTCAAGCACCTCGAGGCCAACCAGCCCGAACTGTTCCAGGGCCTGCAGGAAATCGCCCGTGCCTGGGACACCCCCCAGCGTGACGAGGTCACTGCCCGCATCTGGCCCACCCTGCCCAAGATCGCCATTGATTACGCGGTGGCCGAACCCGCCGCCGAAGCCGGGGACGTCGCCGTCGTGCCCGGTTCCTTCCGCTGGGACGACGTCGGCGACTTCGCCTCGGTCGGCCGCCTCAACAGCGCCAAGGAAGTGGACGACGTCACCGTTCTCGGTGAAGGCGCCCGCGTGTTCACCGAGAACTCCAGCGGCGTTGTTGTCACCGACACCAAGCGTGTCATCGCCCTGATCGGAATCCAGGACGTTGTCATCGTGGACACCCCGGACGCCCTTCTGGTGACCACCATGGCCAATTCCCAGCGCGTGAAGGCTGCCGTGGACGCCCTTAAGGCGAGCGGGGACACGGACGTCCTCTGACCGGGAACCTGCCGGCACTCCACGTGCCGGCAGGGCCGGGATGTAATGCGGCTCAGCGAATGGGCGCTAATGCCGCCACCCTCGCTAGAGTGAAACAGTGCGCAACTACACTACTGAAGCCGAGCCCACCGCCCTGGTGGCTCCCTGGCTTGAACCGCTCCTGCCGGAACTGCTCGAATTCCGCAGGGACCTGCATGCGCACCCGGAACTGTCCTTCAAGGAGTTCCGCACCACGGACAAGCTCGCCGAGCGGCTCGAAGCTGCAGGCCTGAGCCCCCGCCGCCTGGAAGGCACCGGCCTGACGGTGGACGTAGGCGAAGGCCCCATCGCAACAGCCCTGCGCGGTGACATCGACGCCCTGCCCATCATCGAGGAGACGGGCCTGCCGTTCGCGTCGAAGAACCACGGCGTGACCCACGCCTGCGGCCATGATGTGCACACCACCACCATGCTGGGCATTGCCCTGGTCCTGCACCGGATGCACCAGGAAGCACCCCTCGGCGCCACCGTCCGGATCATCTTCCAGCCCGCCGAGGAGACCATGCCCGGCGGCGCGCATGCCTGTATCGAACAGGGCGTCCTGGACGGCGTACCCCGGATCCTCGCCCTCCACTGCGACCCGCGGATCGAAGTGGGCAAGGTGGGCACCAGAATCGGTGCCATCACGTCCGCCTCGGACACCATCCGGATCGAACTGTCCGGGCGCGGCGGCCACACCTCCCGCCCGCACCTCACTGAGGACCTCGTGTTCGCGCTGGCGCAGATTGCCGTCAACGTCCCGGCCGTGCTGTCCCGCAGGGTGGACGTCCGCAGCGGCGTTTCCGTGGTGTGGGGCCAGATCACCGCCGGCTCGGCGCCCAACGCGATCCCCGGCAGCGGCTACATGGCGGGAACCATGCGCTGCCTGGACCGGGACGCCTGGCATGCCGCCGGTGAACTGCTCGACGAGGTGGTGCACCAGGTGGCCGCGCCCTACGGCGTGGACGTCCACCTTGAACACACCAGGGGAGTGCCGCCGGTGGTGAACTCCGAGCATGAGACGGCGATCATCGAGGCCGCTGCCCGCGCCGAGATCGGGGAAAGCGCCGTGGTGCTGACACCCCAGTCCATGGGCGGCGAGGACTTCGCGTGGTTCCTGGCCGAACTTCCCGGCGCGATGATGCGGCTGGGCACTAAAACGCCCGGCGGCGAGGACTACGACCTGCACCGCGGCGACTACATCCTGGACGAACGGTCCCTGGGCCTGGGCATCCGGGTGCTCACGGCAGCAGCCCTGCGCACCATCCGGGACCTGGAGCAGGCGCCCCTTTCCTAGCCCCGTCCCGCCGGGGGCCGGCCGGGAGGTGCGGATCCGGCGGCGGGAAAGCACGACGGCGGTTCAACCGTGGCGGTCCGCATGGCGGTAAGTTGTGCACAACTTAGTTGTGCGTTATGGTAGTTTCATGACCGAAGCACCCCGCCTGGACCGGCAAGTATGTTTTGCGCTCTATTCGGCGTCCCGGGCCGCCACCGCCGTCTACCGGCCGGTCCTGGACGAGCTGGGCCTCACCTACCCGCAGTATTTGGTCATGCTCGTGCTGTGGGAAAGCGAACCCCGGGGAGTCAAGGAACTCGGCGGGGAACTCGGCCTTGACTCAGGCACCCTGTCGCCCCTGCTCAAGCGTTTGGAAGCCCTCGGGTTCGTGGAACGCCGGCGGTCCGGCGAGGATGAGCGCCGCGTCGCCATCCACCTGACCCCCGCCGGGCGAAGCCTCAGCGGCCCGGCCAGCGCCATCCCGCAGCGGCTGGCCGACGCCGCAGGGCTCTCGCTGGATGAACTTGAACGGCTGCGGACCACCCTGGGCAAGCTCACGGCCGCGCTGCATGAATCACTCTGAACGCTGAATCCGCCACCATCCCATCTACAGGACGGACTTATTTCGTGAAAACTCTCTACACCGCCGAGGCACTGGCCTCGGGCGAAGGGCGTGACGGTACCGCACGCAGCAACGACGGCCGGCTGGCCGTGGACCTGGCCAGCCCTGTGGAACTCGGGGGCAGCGGCCAGGGCACCAACCCTGAACAACTCTTCGCCGCCGGCTTCGCCGCCTGCTTCCACTCCGCACTGCGCCTGGTCGGCCGCAAGGCAGGCGCAGACCTCACGGACTCGGCCGTCGCAGCAAAAATCCACCTTGGGCAACTGGACGGCGGTGCCGGCTTTGGGCTGGCCGCCGAACTGGAAATCGCCCTTCCCGCCCTGGACCTGGCCACCGCAGAGGACCTGGTGGCCAAGGCGCACCAGGTCTGCCCCTATTCGAACGCCACCCGCGGCAACATCAACGTCGACCTCAAGATTCTGGAGTACGCAGCATGAGCACAGCCCTCGCAACCACCACCCGTGAAATCCGGCTCGCCTCCCGCCCCGTGGGGCGCCCCTCCGGTGACAACTTCGAACTCGCAGAGTCACCGCTGCCCGCACTCGAAGACGGCCAGATCCTGGTGCGCAACCTCTTCATGTCCGTGGACCCCTACATGCGGGGCCGCATGAACGACGTCAAGTCCTACTCCGCTCCCTTCGCTGTAGGCAAAGCGCTCGACGGCGGCGCGGTGGGTGAGGTGATCGCGTCCCGTTCGTCAGCACACAAGGAGGGCGACGTCGTCGTCCATTCCCTGGGTTGGCGGGAGTATGCGGTGGTGGACGGCAGTGCTGCCAACCCTGCCCGCACTGACCTGGCACCGGCCTCGGCTTTCCTCGGCGCCCTGGGCATGACCGGGCTGACGGCGTACACCGGCCTGTTGAAGGTAGCGGAATTCAAGCCGGGGGACGCCGTGTTCGTCTCGGGCGCCGCAGGTGCAGTCGGTTCCCTGGTCGGTCAGATCGCCAAGGCCATGGGCGCCTCGCGGGTCATCGGCTCTGCAGGCTCGCCCGCCAAGGTGGAACGCCTCCTGGAGCTGGGCTTCGACGCCGCGTTCGACTACCACGATGGTCCCGTGGTGGAGCAGCTGCAGAAGGCAGCAGGCCCCGCCGGCATCGACGTCTACTTCGACAACGTGGGGGGCGAGCACCTGGAGGCGGCCCTGGCGGTCCTCAATGTGGGCGGCCGGGTGGCAATGTGCGGCGCGATCGCACAGTACAACTCCACCGAACCGACTCCCGCACCGCACAACCTGATGCAGGCAATCGGCAAGCAGCTGACCCTGCGCGGCTTCCTGGTGGGCGGCCAGCGGCAGCACGCGGCTGAGTTCGCGGAGAAGATGGCCGGCTGGCTTGCGGACGGCACCGTACGCTACGACGAAACGATCGTGGACGGGCTGGAGAACGCGCCGCAGGCGTTCATGGACCTCCTGGACGGGGCAAACACCGGCAAGATGCTGGTCCGGCTGTAGCCGCCGCAGGCATCCGCGAGCAGTAGGGGCACCGCTTTCCGCGGTGCCCCTACTGCTTGGTAACAACTTGTAAACAATCTCCCGGATGGACTTCCGGCGTGCTATGGGGACGTGGCGCAGGCCACTAAAGTAAGTGCCATCAGTGCGCTCCGGCGCAGTGCTGCGTGCCTTCAGTGAAAACAGAATTTCAGCGCCGAAACGGACACTCATTGAATTCCAGCCCGTAGCGCCACTCGCATCATCCCTGGAGGAAAATTGAAGAAATCACTGCGTGCCAGCTTCAAGCGCGGTTCAATGGTAAGCGTGGCCACCCTCGGTGCGTCCGCGCTTGTACTTACCGGCTGCGGTGCGGCCCCCGAAGCCGGAAGTACCGCATCCGCAGGTGCCAGCGACTACACAGGCTGCATCGTTTCGGACTCCGGCGGGTTCGATGACCAGTCCTTCAACCAGTCCTCCTATGAGGGCCTGAAGAAGACCGAGAAGGACCTTGGCATCAAGGTCAACCAGATCGAGTCAAAGACCAACAACGACTTCGAACCCAACCTGCGAGCCATGGTTACCGCCGGTTGCAACCTGACCATCACGGTCGGCTTCCTGCTGGGCGACGCCACCAAGGCACAGGCAACGGCCAACCCGGACAAGCACTTCGCCATCATCGACTTCGGCTATGACCAGCCCATCAGCAACGTCAAGCCCATCATCTATGACACCGCCCAGGCGGCATTCCTGGCCGGTTACCTGGCCGCAGGCACCACCAAGACCGGAACCGTGGCCACCTTCGGCGGCATCAAGATCCCCACCGTCACCATCTTCATGGACGGCTACGCGGACGGCGTGAAGTACTACAACCAGCAGAAGGGCAAGAACGTCAAGCTGCTCGGCTGGAACAAGGACGCCCAGGACGGCAGCTTCACCGGCGACTTCGAAAAGCAGGACGTTGGAAAGCAGCTGACCAAGAACTTCCTGGACCAGGGCGCTGACATCGTCATGCCGGTGGCCGGTCCCGTGGGCAAGGGTGCAGGAGCCGCGCTCAACGAAGCCAAGGCTGCCGGCAAGGACGTCAAGCTCATCTGGGTTGACTCCGACGGCTACCTCACCGCCCCGGACTACAAGGGCATCATGCTCTCCTCGGTCATGAAGCAGATGGGCGAGGCCGTGGAGACCGTGGTCTCCGAGGACAAGGACGGCAAGTTCAACAGCACCCCGTACGTGGGCACGCTCGCCAACGACGGCGTGCAGCTGGCACCCTTCCACGACCTCGATTCCCAGGTCCCCGCGGAACTGAAGTCCGACCTCGAGAAGATCAAGAAGGACATCGTCGACGGCAAGCTGAAGGTCGAGTCCGCAGCAAGCCCCAAGGCCTGACCCACCACACGAAGCGCCACCGCCGGTCCGTCACCCACTGGCCGTCCGGTGGCGCTTTTTGCTGGCCTGACGTTTACCGCGCGCGGCCGGCGCCTCCCGGTACTGCAGCCACTAGGCTGGTGCTGCAGCCA
This region of Arthrobacter sp. DNA4 genomic DNA includes:
- a CDS encoding S9 family peptidase, with product MSRSEKVSFAGSTGEMLSGIIDVPEGPVKGWGVFSHGFTLGKDSPSAARMCKALADSGIGMLRFDNVGLGGSAGEWSAGSFSHKVADTVKAAEFMRSEGKEISLLVGHSFGGAAVLAAAREIPELDAVATVGAPFSPKHVAHVFDAALDRILSEGSAEVDLGGKRVEIRRHFVEDLENADLTDCIRQLHKPLMVLHSPTDNTVGIENASTIFQTARHPRNFVSLEGSDHLLTGKGQAARAARIIAAWADQYLDAGNGS
- a CDS encoding succinate dehydrogenase iron-sulfur subunit, producing MSTEIAEPASKVELPAGVGGGGEIPTFDVHLRVRRYNPEVSEEATWDDFHLTMYGTDRVLDALHKVKWETDGTLSFRRSCAHGVCGSDAMRINGRNRLACKTLLKDLDTSKPITVEPIKGLPVEKDLIVDMEPFFQSYREVMPFLINKGHEPTRERLQSAEDRERFDDTTKCILCAACTSSCPVFWTDGQYFGPAAIVNAHRFIFDSRDDAGDMRLEILNDKEGVWRCRTTFNCSEACPRGIQVTQAIAEVKQAILARRI
- the sdhA gene encoding succinate dehydrogenase flavoprotein subunit; protein product: MQVHKYDVVIVGAGGAGMRAAIESGQRARTAVLTKLYPTRSHTGAAQGGMCAALANVEEDNWEWHTFDTVKGGDYLVDQDAAEVMAKEAIDAVLDLEKMGLPFNRTPEGRIDQRRFGGHTRDHGKAPVRRACYAADRTGHMILQTLYQNCVKHNVEFYNEYYVLDLLTVEEDAVREDGTAYKQKRVTGVVSYDLASGELHVFQAKSVVFASGGAGKVFKTTSNAHTLTGDGMGIAFRRGIPLEDMEFFQFHPTGLVSLGILLSEAARGEGAILRNSEGERFMERYAPTIKDLAPRDIVARSMANEVREGRGCGPNKDYVLLDLTHLEPAHIDAKLPDITEFARTYLGVEPYTEPVPVFPTAHYAMGGIPTNIQTEVLQDNDTVIPGLYAAGEVACVSVHGSNRLGTNSLLDINVFGKRAGIAAAEYAKTAPYVELPENPLAYTTELLDIARNGTGDEKVAQIRKELQDTMDANMQVFRTADTLNQVLRDIESFEERYKRINVQDKGKRFNLDLLEAVELGFLLELAKVMTVAALHREESRGGHFREDFPERDDEKFMKHSMAYKDDHAPADGSAESIAGIRLATKRVVFTRYEPMVRKY
- a CDS encoding succinate dehydrogenase hydrophobic membrane anchor subunit, yielding MTATIESPRSGRIAPQYRRSGGSKGNFEMIAWLFMRLSGVVLVVLIFGHLFVNLMVGEGIHAIDFGFVVSKWADPFWQFWDLAMLWLAMLHGTNGVRTIINDYAEKTSTRRWLKTVLYAAAVVIILLGTLVIFTFNPCPVVNGVALPGGFCPA
- the sdhC gene encoding succinate dehydrogenase, cytochrome b556 subunit, whose translation is MWSWVGHRITGVVIFFFLLVHVLDTSLVRVSPEAYTAVIGAYKNPLMALGETGLVAAIVFHAFNGLRIIAVDFWKKGAKYQRQMLWAVLALWVVTMVAFSIRHLSLALGGH
- a CDS encoding mannose-1-phosphate guanylyltransferase, translating into MSTDKVTSPASPLDRFIAVIPAGGVGTRLWPLSRAAAPKFLHDLTGSGSTLLRATYDRLHPLAGNRMLVVTGQAHREAVCRQLPEVRDSDLVLESEPKDSGAAIGLAAAILHERDPDTIMGSFAADQVISPDNLFQEAVREAIHTAAAGKIVTIGIKPTHPSTGFGYIRSGKALHIEGAPSAHDVVEFVEKPDETVAQQYVDSGDYVWNAGMFVAPVSLMLKHLEANQPELFQGLQEIARAWDTPQRDEVTARIWPTLPKIAIDYAVAEPAAEAGDVAVVPGSFRWDDVGDFASVGRLNSAKEVDDVTVLGEGARVFTENSSGVVVTDTKRVIALIGIQDVVIVDTPDALLVTTMANSQRVKAAVDALKASGDTDVL
- a CDS encoding amidohydrolase; translated protein: MRNYTTEAEPTALVAPWLEPLLPELLEFRRDLHAHPELSFKEFRTTDKLAERLEAAGLSPRRLEGTGLTVDVGEGPIATALRGDIDALPIIEETGLPFASKNHGVTHACGHDVHTTTMLGIALVLHRMHQEAPLGATVRIIFQPAEETMPGGAHACIEQGVLDGVPRILALHCDPRIEVGKVGTRIGAITSASDTIRIELSGRGGHTSRPHLTEDLVFALAQIAVNVPAVLSRRVDVRSGVSVVWGQITAGSAPNAIPGSGYMAGTMRCLDRDAWHAAGELLDEVVHQVAAPYGVDVHLEHTRGVPPVVNSEHETAIIEAAARAEIGESAVVLTPQSMGGEDFAWFLAELPGAMMRLGTKTPGGEDYDLHRGDYILDERSLGLGIRVLTAAALRTIRDLEQAPLS
- a CDS encoding MarR family winged helix-turn-helix transcriptional regulator; amino-acid sequence: MTEAPRLDRQVCFALYSASRAATAVYRPVLDELGLTYPQYLVMLVLWESEPRGVKELGGELGLDSGTLSPLLKRLEALGFVERRRSGEDERRVAIHLTPAGRSLSGPASAIPQRLADAAGLSLDELERLRTTLGKLTAALHESL
- a CDS encoding organic hydroperoxide resistance protein encodes the protein MKTLYTAEALASGEGRDGTARSNDGRLAVDLASPVELGGSGQGTNPEQLFAAGFAACFHSALRLVGRKAGADLTDSAVAAKIHLGQLDGGAGFGLAAELEIALPALDLATAEDLVAKAHQVCPYSNATRGNINVDLKILEYAA
- a CDS encoding NADP-dependent oxidoreductase, encoding MSTALATTTREIRLASRPVGRPSGDNFELAESPLPALEDGQILVRNLFMSVDPYMRGRMNDVKSYSAPFAVGKALDGGAVGEVIASRSSAHKEGDVVVHSLGWREYAVVDGSAANPARTDLAPASAFLGALGMTGLTAYTGLLKVAEFKPGDAVFVSGAAGAVGSLVGQIAKAMGASRVIGSAGSPAKVERLLELGFDAAFDYHDGPVVEQLQKAAGPAGIDVYFDNVGGEHLEAALAVLNVGGRVAMCGAIAQYNSTEPTPAPHNLMQAIGKQLTLRGFLVGGQRQHAAEFAEKMAGWLADGTVRYDETIVDGLENAPQAFMDLLDGANTGKMLVRL
- a CDS encoding BMP family protein, producing the protein MVSVATLGASALVLTGCGAAPEAGSTASAGASDYTGCIVSDSGGFDDQSFNQSSYEGLKKTEKDLGIKVNQIESKTNNDFEPNLRAMVTAGCNLTITVGFLLGDATKAQATANPDKHFAIIDFGYDQPISNVKPIIYDTAQAAFLAGYLAAGTTKTGTVATFGGIKIPTVTIFMDGYADGVKYYNQQKGKNVKLLGWNKDAQDGSFTGDFEKQDVGKQLTKNFLDQGADIVMPVAGPVGKGAGAALNEAKAAGKDVKLIWVDSDGYLTAPDYKGIMLSSVMKQMGEAVETVVSEDKDGKFNSTPYVGTLANDGVQLAPFHDLDSQVPAELKSDLEKIKKDIVDGKLKVESAASPKA